One segment of Streptomyces bathyalis DNA contains the following:
- a CDS encoding 5-carboxymethyl-2-hydroxymuconate Delta-isomerase — protein sequence MPHITVDYSDALAETFDRRGFGLALHPLLARTVVGSVAGCKTRFRQIDECVIADGVDEVAMLHVEVALLSGRTPEAKAELSRAVLGLARDHVKPTPGVTLHTSVDVCDLSRGSFASHTEEDHV from the coding sequence ATGCCGCACATCACTGTCGACTACTCCGATGCCCTCGCCGAGACGTTCGACCGCCGTGGCTTCGGGCTGGCCCTGCATCCGCTGCTCGCCCGCACCGTGGTGGGTTCCGTGGCGGGCTGCAAGACCAGGTTCCGGCAGATCGACGAGTGCGTGATCGCGGACGGCGTGGACGAGGTCGCGATGCTCCACGTAGAGGTGGCGCTGCTGTCCGGCCGCACTCCCGAGGCGAAGGCCGAACTCTCCCGTGCCGTCCTCGGGCTCGCCCGGGACCACGTCAAGCCGACGCCGGGCGTCACCCTCCACACCTCCGTGGACGTCTGCGACCTCTCCCGCGGCAGCTTCGCAAGTCACACGGAAGAGGACCACGTATGA
- a CDS encoding MMPL family transporter: MRDTPGQAVPHGDAFDDPYGDRYPGRGRQGGRRPRGPGLAARLGGWSTRHRRTAVFGWLLFVVLAACLGGVTGVAEVSESEGMSGDSARAERILEDAGIEAPAGEMIMVSASSPDGWRQVAREVTGAVEATGEARHLRGPVPSEDGRAGLLQFRMHGDAETSGDRVQPVIDAVEKVRAAHKGEGVTVHQYGEASADKWLGEMLSDDFAKAEWTAVPLALGILLVAFGALVAALLPVALAVTAFVAANGLLAVVSHQLHIFDTTSSVMLLMGLAVGIDYCLFYLRRERDERAAGRDAQTALRVAAATSGRAVLVSGLTVMVAMAGLFLSGLLMFKGFAVATILVVLIAMLGSVTILPALLSWLGDRVERGRLPRWRRRGEARGRARRKGGHGGSGRISAGVLRPVLAAPGVFAVLATVAMLALSAPMLGMKTEQLTLDKQMPSGSPLRVSSEAINETFPGGPAPAHVVLKAQDVDSPRVRAALADFAQRARADKHFGKGVETTVHRAADVAEIDVPLAGNGTDDASKAAVERLRDTLVPQTLTPVARGGQAYVSGELASSMDFNDQLGRGIVPVLVFITAVTFLLMLVSFRSLPVALASVVLNLLSVGAAYGVMTAVFQHGWGAEMLGTEAVGAIESWMPLFVLVVLFGLSMDYHVFVVSRIREAHERGAATREAIREGVRATAGAVTGAAVIMVAVFAVFGTLSMQDMQQMGIGLAVAVLLDATLVRMVLLPAVMMLLGERNWYLPRMLRGLPGLSHGDPVEAETVPGTAGPAYAQPVAAGSSDPAPAARSR, encoded by the coding sequence ATGCGCGATACACCGGGGCAGGCAGTGCCTCACGGAGATGCGTTCGACGATCCGTACGGGGATCGATACCCCGGCCGGGGCAGGCAGGGCGGCCGGAGACCTCGCGGTCCCGGCCTCGCCGCCCGGCTCGGCGGCTGGAGCACACGGCACCGCAGGACGGCGGTCTTCGGCTGGCTCCTCTTCGTCGTGCTCGCGGCCTGCCTCGGCGGCGTCACCGGCGTGGCCGAGGTCAGCGAGTCGGAGGGCATGTCGGGCGACTCCGCCCGCGCCGAGCGCATCCTCGAGGACGCCGGGATCGAGGCGCCGGCCGGCGAGATGATCATGGTGAGCGCTTCGAGCCCGGACGGCTGGCGGCAGGTCGCCCGCGAGGTCACCGGGGCCGTGGAAGCCACGGGCGAGGCCCGGCACCTGCGCGGCCCGGTCCCGTCGGAGGACGGCAGGGCGGGTCTGCTGCAGTTCCGCATGCACGGCGACGCGGAGACCTCCGGCGACCGGGTGCAGCCGGTCATCGACGCCGTGGAGAAGGTGCGCGCGGCCCACAAGGGTGAGGGCGTCACCGTCCACCAGTACGGGGAGGCAAGCGCCGACAAGTGGCTGGGCGAGATGCTCAGCGACGACTTCGCCAAGGCCGAGTGGACGGCGGTGCCGCTGGCTCTGGGCATCCTGCTGGTGGCCTTCGGGGCGCTGGTCGCCGCGCTGCTGCCGGTGGCGCTGGCCGTCACGGCGTTCGTCGCGGCGAACGGGCTGCTCGCCGTCGTGAGCCACCAGCTGCACATCTTCGACACCACCAGTTCGGTGATGCTGCTGATGGGCCTCGCGGTCGGCATCGACTACTGCCTGTTCTATCTGCGCCGGGAACGCGACGAGCGTGCCGCCGGGCGGGACGCGCAGACCGCGCTGCGGGTGGCCGCCGCCACCAGCGGCCGTGCCGTGCTGGTGTCGGGGCTGACCGTCATGGTGGCGATGGCGGGCCTGTTCCTGTCGGGCCTGCTGATGTTCAAGGGCTTCGCCGTGGCCACGATCCTGGTCGTCCTCATCGCGATGCTCGGCTCGGTGACGATCCTGCCCGCGCTGCTCTCATGGCTGGGCGACCGGGTCGAGCGGGGCAGGCTGCCCCGGTGGCGCCGGCGGGGCGAAGCACGCGGCCGGGCCCGCCGGAAGGGCGGGCACGGCGGGAGCGGCCGGATCTCCGCCGGTGTGCTGCGTCCCGTACTGGCGGCACCGGGCGTGTTCGCCGTGCTGGCGACCGTGGCGATGCTCGCGCTGTCCGCGCCGATGCTCGGGATGAAGACGGAACAGCTCACGCTGGACAAGCAGATGCCCTCCGGCTCACCGCTGAGGGTCAGCTCGGAAGCGATCAACGAGACCTTCCCCGGCGGACCCGCACCGGCCCACGTCGTACTGAAGGCGCAGGACGTCGACTCGCCCCGGGTGCGGGCCGCCCTCGCCGACTTCGCCCAACGGGCCCGCGCCGACAAGCACTTCGGCAAGGGCGTCGAGACAACGGTGCACCGCGCCGCGGACGTCGCCGAGATCGACGTCCCCCTGGCGGGCAACGGCACCGACGACGCCTCGAAGGCCGCGGTCGAACGGCTGCGCGACACGCTCGTCCCGCAGACGCTGACACCGGTGGCACGCGGCGGCCAGGCCTACGTGAGCGGCGAGCTGGCGAGTTCGATGGACTTCAACGACCAACTGGGCCGGGGCATCGTGCCGGTCCTCGTCTTCATCACGGCCGTCACGTTCCTGCTGATGCTGGTCAGCTTCCGCTCGCTGCCCGTCGCGCTCGCGTCCGTGGTCCTCAATCTGCTGTCCGTCGGGGCCGCGTACGGCGTCATGACGGCCGTCTTCCAGCACGGCTGGGGGGCGGAAATGCTCGGCACGGAGGCGGTCGGGGCGATCGAGTCGTGGATGCCGCTGTTCGTGCTGGTGGTGCTCTTCGGCCTCTCGATGGACTACCACGTCTTCGTGGTCTCCCGCATCCGCGAGGCCCACGAGCGCGGCGCGGCCACCCGGGAAGCGATCCGGGAAGGGGTGCGCGCCACGGCAGGTGCGGTGACCGGCGCCGCGGTGATCATGGTGGCGGTCTTCGCGGTCTTCGGCACGCTGTCGATGCAGGACATGCAGCAGATGGGCATCGGACTCGCGGTGGCGGTGCTGCTCGACGCGACACTCGTACGGATGGTGCTGCTGCCCGCGGTGATGATGCTGCTCGGCGAGCGCAACTGGTACCTGCCGCGCATGCTGCGCGGGCTGCCCGGCCTCTCGCACGGGGACCCCGTGGAGGCCGAGACCGTGCCCGGCACCGCTGGTCCCGCGTACGCACAGCCCGTCGCTGCCGGGTCCTCCGATCCGGCGCCGGCTGCCCGCTCCCGCTGA
- a CDS encoding sensor histidine kinase — protein MLSLGVSLALFIASVLSIAFIVLGVGLFTTPAVMHLVRMHANQRRQLARDWADITVLPPYRPLPPAEGAGGVVARCMRLLRDPATWRDLGWLLTDAVFGFVTALFPAALIAYGIEGLVIFAGVWRAVQHDYWYAFIPVEGFGTATLCAGLGALLIVLATSVNPYFIKGHFLIVKGMISPSRGAQLEQRVERLYETRHDAVDSSAAELRRIERDLHDGAQARLVAMGMSLGAIEALIETDPAQAKKLLAQARENSAEALTELRDLVRGIHPPVLAERGLGDAARALALRMQIPVEADVELEGRFAEPVESAAYFAISEVLTNAAKHAQAERVWLDIHFSEAVDTGEGMLRIAVTDDGRGGADPRKGSGMAGIERRLGQFDGILAVSSPPGGPTMVTMEIPCEMIGR, from the coding sequence ATGCTCTCGCTGGGCGTCTCGCTCGCGCTGTTCATCGCGAGCGTCCTGTCCATCGCCTTCATCGTGCTCGGCGTCGGCCTCTTCACGACGCCGGCGGTGATGCACCTGGTGCGCATGCACGCCAACCAGAGGCGCCAACTCGCCCGCGACTGGGCGGACATCACCGTCCTGCCGCCCTACCGTCCGCTCCCGCCGGCCGAGGGCGCCGGCGGCGTCGTCGCGCGCTGCATGCGGCTGCTGCGTGACCCTGCGACATGGCGCGACCTGGGCTGGCTGCTCACGGACGCCGTGTTCGGCTTCGTCACCGCGCTCTTCCCCGCCGCACTCATCGCGTACGGCATCGAGGGCCTCGTCATCTTCGCGGGAGTCTGGCGGGCCGTGCAGCACGACTACTGGTACGCCTTCATCCCGGTCGAGGGCTTCGGTACGGCCACCCTGTGCGCGGGCCTCGGCGCCCTGCTGATCGTGCTCGCGACGAGTGTGAACCCGTACTTCATCAAGGGGCACTTCCTCATCGTCAAAGGCATGATCTCGCCCAGCCGGGGCGCGCAGCTCGAGCAGCGCGTCGAGCGGCTCTACGAGACGCGGCACGACGCCGTCGACTCCTCCGCCGCCGAACTGCGCCGCATCGAACGCGACTTGCACGACGGCGCGCAGGCACGCCTGGTCGCCATGGGCATGAGCCTCGGCGCGATCGAAGCACTCATCGAGACGGACCCGGCACAGGCGAAGAAGCTCCTCGCGCAGGCACGTGAGAACTCCGCGGAGGCGCTGACCGAACTGCGCGACCTCGTACGCGGAATCCACCCGCCGGTCCTCGCCGAACGGGGCCTCGGCGACGCCGCGCGAGCACTGGCCCTGCGCATGCAGATCCCCGTGGAGGCGGACGTCGAACTGGAGGGACGCTTCGCCGAACCGGTCGAGTCCGCCGCGTACTTCGCGATCAGCGAGGTCCTCACCAACGCCGCCAAGCACGCACAGGCCGAACGCGTGTGGCTGGACATCCACTTCAGCGAGGCGGTCGACACGGGGGAGGGCATGCTGCGCATCGCCGTCACCGACGACGGGCGCGGCGGCGCCGACCCGCGGAAGGGTTCCGGAATGGCGGGAATCGAGCGGCGGCTGGGCCAGTTCGACGGGATCCTCGCGGTCAGCAGCCCGCCCGGCGGCCCGACGATGGTCACGATGGAGATCCCCTGCGAGATGATCGGCCGGTGA
- a CDS encoding GNAT family N-acetyltransferase yields the protein MTVRPAVPPVRLRVRAPLCDAELNALFTASWPAHEHTDFGARMERSLLWVAAFRDDELVGYVNVVGDGGVHAFVLDTTVHPCVRRQGVGVRLVRRAADEARLAGARWLHVDHEQHLTGFYTRCGFGPTAAGLRWLG from the coding sequence GTGACGGTGCGGCCTGCCGTACCGCCGGTGCGGCTCCGGGTGCGGGCGCCGCTGTGCGACGCCGAACTCAACGCGCTCTTCACCGCGTCCTGGCCGGCGCACGAACACACCGACTTCGGCGCCCGGATGGAGCGCAGCCTGCTGTGGGTCGCCGCCTTCCGTGACGACGAACTCGTCGGCTACGTCAACGTCGTCGGCGACGGCGGCGTCCATGCCTTCGTGCTCGACACGACCGTGCACCCGTGCGTGCGGAGGCAGGGAGTGGGGGTGCGGCTCGTACGGCGAGCGGCCGACGAGGCGCGCCTGGCCGGAGCGCGGTGGCTGCACGTCGACCACGAGCAGCACCTGACGGGGTTCTACACCCGGTGCGGATTCGGCCCGACGGCGGCCGGGCTGCGGTGGCTGGGCTGA
- a CDS encoding DinB family protein, whose translation MTWTTPEVQRPERVYAGDERTVLESALEYARATFLYKCGGLTGEQLTLRPVGRSTLSLLGLARHLAGCERWWFRNHLAGETGLPWVFFTEDNMEGDFEDGTPESAPGDFEIYHQEVAAARAAAAERSLDDSFRRPKGHLMDLRGLLIYMTEEYARHNGHADLLREHIDGRTGD comes from the coding sequence ATGACCTGGACCACTCCCGAAGTGCAGCGTCCCGAGCGCGTGTACGCAGGCGATGAGAGAACGGTGCTGGAGTCCGCGCTGGAATACGCCCGCGCGACGTTCCTGTACAAGTGCGGAGGCCTGACCGGCGAGCAGCTCACGCTGCGGCCCGTCGGCCGCTCCACGCTGTCCCTGCTGGGCCTGGCCCGGCATCTTGCCGGCTGCGAACGCTGGTGGTTCCGCAACCACCTCGCCGGTGAGACCGGTCTGCCATGGGTCTTCTTCACGGAGGACAACATGGAGGGGGACTTCGAGGACGGCACCCCCGAGAGCGCCCCCGGCGACTTCGAGATCTACCACCAGGAGGTCGCGGCGGCCCGCGCGGCCGCCGCCGAACGCTCTCTCGACGACTCCTTCCGCCGCCCGAAGGGCCATCTCATGGATCTGCGCGGCCTGTTGATCTACATGACGGAGGAGTACGCCCGGCACAACGGCCACGCCGACCTCCTCCGGGAGCACATCGACGGCCGCACCGGAGACTGA